One Setaria italica strain Yugu1 chromosome I, Setaria_italica_v2.0, whole genome shotgun sequence DNA window includes the following coding sequences:
- the LOC101758979 gene encoding ABC transporter A family member 8, whose amino-acid sequence MTGAADFHAQADALFRKNLAIQKRAYKTNCCILLFPLLVCGLLGAAQNFIDKFFKDDGGKVDCAGCDGGVRPAGVRLSEAAVGGLSCPMECPLPITPRWPVALLLPGEKAEDVTKEDREAPPADAKEEEESPEELLESLTKPPPCRSPESCAAPARFLVTGGNKSFAQSLTGNIFPPHASPNLTADISGLADFALATDATGPGSGGYESAFGMGALYFLQSKCTPNSTLSFQVQYGPESSTKYARCTQGLFDWRESSAVMNKELYRGYKEDKIKERIENNNDVVSAYDLKNSDIKNLNLIVQYNPEKSNMLRVPRLMNLASNAYLQLRDNNKKMQFGFAKDMPRDGHPMKPPDISFLVGKLIFVWIVMLLFPVILSSLVYEKQQKLRAMMKMHGLGDMAYWIISYCYFLLISLIYMLLLVIFGSIVGVKLFASNSYVLQFIVYFTYMNLQISFAFLMTSFFTTVSTATVSGYLYVIGSGFIGEYLFKPFVEDTSVSRSSIVLMEFFPPFSLYRIIYELSPPPATGFYSDFSGVQLGDLSDPENGILVLLIIMVLEWATFLFFTLYLDEFGFLQTGIRKLVTASRPDGSCQALQKPSTQPQEFEASIEIDRTDIMSEREIVGRFLQQPDSSYSVIIDNIRKVYPPKDGNAEKVAVKGFSLSIQRGQCFGLLGSNGAGKTSLISMLTGFTKPTSGTAYVDGLNIRTDMNEIYTRIGVCPQFDLLWETLTAREHLMFYGRLKRLNGAALVEAAEQSLKVLRIFEGGVADTRVSQYSGGMKRRLSVAISLIGDPKVVYLDEPSSGLDPASRKALWNAVKFAKKDRAIILTTHSMEEAEALCDRIGISAYGRLRCTGTSKELKAKYGGTFVFTVTAAASEDEAVEQLIRSICPTAKRTYHIAGTQKFEMPKQGVKISQVFQAMEQAKRSLNIVAWGLVDTTLEDVFIKVAKESEKCPD is encoded by the exons ATGACGGGGGCGGCGGACTTCCATGCCCAGGCCGACGCGCTCTTCAGGAAGAACCTCGCCATCCAG AAGCGCGCGTACAAGACGAACTGCTGCATCCTCCTGTTCCCGCTGCTGGTGTGCGGGCTGCTCGGGGCGGCGCAGAACTTCATCGACAAGTTCTTCAAGGACGACGGCGGGAAGGTCGACTGCGCGGGCTGCGACGGCGgtgtccgccccgccggcgtgcGCCTCAGCGAGGCCGCCGTCGGGGGCTTGTCGTGCCCGATGGAGTGCCCGCTGCCGATAACCCCGCGCTGGCCCGTCGCGCTGCTGCTCCCCGGGGAGAAGGCGGAGGACGTCACCAAGGAGGACAgggaggcgccgccggccgacgcgaaagaagaagaagagtcgCCCGAGGAGCTCCTCGAGTCCCTGACGAAACCGCCGCCGTGCAGGAGCCCGGAGTcgtgcgccgcgccggccaggTTCCTCGTCACCGGCGGCAACAAATCCTTCGCACAAA GTCTCACGGGCAACATTTTCCCGCCACACGCGTCGCCGAACCTGACGGCTGACATCTCCGGCTTGGCTGATTTTGCTCTG GCAACAGATGCAACGGGTCCTGGCTCTGGTGGCTACGAATCTGCATTTGGCATGGGGGCGCTTTATTTTCTTCAGAGCAAATGCACTCCGAATTCCACACTTTCTTTCCAAGTCCAGTACGGTCCTGAAAGTTCGACCAAAT ATGCAAGATGCACTCAAGGATTGTTTGATTGGCGAGAGAGTTCGGCAGTCATGAACAAAGAATTGTATAGAGGTTACAAAGAAGACAAAATCAAAGAAAGGATAGAGAATAATAATGATGTTGTTTCAG CATATGACCTCAAAAACTCAGACATCAAGAACTTAAACTTGATTGTCCAATATAATCCTGAAAAATCAAACATGCTTCGGGTTCCACGGTTAATGAATCTG GCCTCAAACGCGTACCTTCAATTGAGGGATAATAATAAGAAGATGCAATTTGGGTTTGCCAAAGACATGCCTAGAGATGGTCACCCTATGAAGCCTCCTGATATATCTTTCCTAGTGGGAAAGCTGATTTTTGTATGGATTGTAATGCTTCTTTTTCCG GTCATCCTGAGCAGTTTAGTCTATGAGAAGCAGCAGAAGCTAAGGGCTATGATGAAGATGCATGGCTTAGGGGATATGGCATACTGGATTATATCCTATTGCTATTTTCTTCTTATATCGCTAATTTATATGCTCTTATTGGTTATATTTGGCTCCATTGTTG GTGTAAAGTTATTTGCGTCGAATAGCTACGTGTTACAGTTCATAGTCTATTTCACCTACATGAACTTGCAAATATCATTTGCTTTTCTTATGACATCATTCTTTACTACTGTTAGCACTGCTACTG TGTCAGGATATCTCTATGTAATTGGATCTGGCTTTATAGGAGAATATTTGTTCAAGCCTTTTGTTGAAGATACATCCGTCTCAA GAAGCTCGATTGTGCTGATGGAGTTCTTCCCACCATTTTCTTTGTACCGCATAATCTATGAACTCTCCCCACCTCCAGCCACGGGATTTTATTCAGACTTTTCTGGTGTACAATTGGGAGACCTGAGTGATCCGGAGAATGGAATTTTAGTCTTGCTAATCATAATGGTACTCGAGTGGGCCACATTCCTTTTCTTCACATTGTATTTGGACGAATTTGGGTTCCTCCAAACTGGAATTAGAAAGTTGGTAACAGCTTCTCGCCCCGATGGGAGCTGTCAGGCTCTTCAGAAGCCGTCCACACAGCCTCAAGAATTTGAAGCTTCAATTGAAATAGACAGGACTGATATTATGAGCGAG AGAGAGATAGTTGGTAGATTCTTGCAACAACCAGATAGTAGTTATTCGGTCATAATTGACAACATTAGGAAAGTGTACCCTCCAAAAGATGGAAATGCAGAGAAAGTCGCTGTCAAAGGTTTCTCACTTTCTATCCAAAGAGGACAATGCTTTGGACTTCTTGGTTCTAATGGTGCTGGAAAAACCTCTCTCATTAGCATG CTGACTGGATTTACTAAACCGACATCTGGCACGGCTTATGTTGATGGACTGAACATACGAACGGACATGAATGAGATATATACAAGAATAGGTGTTTGTCCACAATTTGA CTTGCTGTGGGAAACACTGACTGCCCGAGAGCATTTGATGTTCTATGGCAGGCTTAAGAGATTGAATGGTGCCGCATTAGTTGAG GCTGCAGAACAATCTCTAAAAGTATTAAGGATATTTGAGGGTGGTGTTGCTGATACTCGTGTGTCACAATACAGTGGTGGCATGAAACGTCGTCTTAGCGTTGCTATATCTCTAATCGGTGACCCTAAG GTGGTTTACCTGGACGAACCAAGTTCAGGATTGGATCCAGCATCAAGGAAAGCCTTGTGGAATGCTGTGAAGTTTGCCAAAAAGGACAGAGCCATAATTCTCACAA CACATTCGATGGAAGAGGCTGAAGCTCTATGCGACCGGATAGGAATATCCGCATATGGGCGCCTCCGGTGCACCGGAACATCCAAAGAG CTGAAAGCCAAGTATGGAGGTACATTTGTGTTCACGGTAACGGCTGCGGCCAGCGAGGATGAGGCAGTGGAGCAGCTAATCCGGTCCATCTGCCCTACCGCGAAGAGGACGTACCACATCGCGGGGACGCAGAAGTTTGAGATGCCGAAGCAGGGGGTGAAGATCTCTCAAGTCTTCCAGGCCATGGAGCAGGCAAAGCGCTCGCTGAACATCGTTGCCTGGGGCCTGGTTGATACAACGCTGGAAGACGTCTTTATCAAAGTTGCCAAGGAGAGTGAGAAATGCCCTGATTAG
- the LOC101778425 gene encoding ABC transporter A family member 10 produces the protein MGASRLEQTNALFRKNLVIQRRACKTNCCLVLFPLLLCSVIGGLQIAIDRSSSSSPEPPTHFDCGCSNVSVDGNAFGGLVCPSECPLPRAPRWPPVLQIPPPEYRAAGDGLFPFTDLPDASCRARGTCPSTFLVTGGNQSFVRNVMDNMFFPVHDASVNLSAGVSALSDFVLATDGHSEQSFLQNKCIPNLTLSYPTQYGNEIANQDVRCTEGLMLWRDSSWLINDELYRGYYQGNDKNMTDEIAAAYDFLSSDQGNFNLIISYNASNDYDVYYGAEDPVPLLNQGGSVQKPHSVQVTRLANMASNAYLHLRGNGLRMSFDFVKGMPRVAIHYLDRFDISPFVGKLPFVWTMELLFPVILTNMVYERQKKLRIMMKMHGLGDLPYWIISYCYFLLLSLLYVLSFMLFGSVLGLSFFRKNSYGVQFVFYFAYMNLQISFAFLMATYFSSVRTATVTGYLYIVVSGLLAEVLFRSYVEDVSLSRSWIRLMELLPAFSLYRIIYEFSQSLRVENYMTSSGIQWIDMSDPKNGLAGVLTIMILEWFLFLLSAFYLDHFGSLRNGTRKAAVLVRTCIDGNRFQAVQQQNTQLQEFRASVEMERTDVIKEREVVEQLLQESSSGYSVICDNLKKVYRGQDGNADKIAVRGISLSMSRGQCLGVLGPNGAGKTTLINMLTGFSKPTSGTAYIEGMDIRLDMDKIYTGIGVCPQDDLLWENLTGREHLMFYGRLKKLKGTSLAEAIEQSLRSVRLFAGGVADKLVGKYSGGMKRRLSVAISLVGDPKVVYMDEPSSGLDPASRKDLWKAVKSAKQERSIILTTHSMEEAEVLCDRIGIIANGSLQCIGSSKELKDRYGGSCVLTVTTPAGKEEEVERLVRSFLPAANRVYCVSGTQKFEMLKEGLKISEVFRAMEDAKSRLNILAWGLADTTLEDVFVRVAKDSDMSTVT, from the exons ATGGGTGCAAGCCGTCTTGAGCAAACCAATGCTCTCTTCAGGAAAAACCTCGTGATCCAG CGGCGCGCCTGCAAGACCAACTGCTGCCTGGTCCTGTTCCCGCTGCTCCTCTGCTCCGTCATCGGCGGCTTGCAGATCGCCATCGACcgctcttcgtcgtcgtcgccggagcCCCCCACCCACTTCGACTGCGGGTGCAGCAACGTCAGCGTCGACGGGAACGCGTTCGGAGGCTTGGTGTGCCCTTCAGAGTGCCCGCTGCCTCGCGCGCCCAGATGGCCCCCTGTCCTGCAGATCCCGCCGCCCGAGTACCGGGCGGCCGGAGACGGGCTCTTCCCCTTCACCGATCTCCCGGACGCCTCGTGCAGGGCCAGAGGGACTTGCCCATCGACGTTCCTTGTCACCGGTGGCAACCAGTCCTTTGTAAGAA ATGTGATGGATAACATGTTCTTCCCTGTTCATGATGCTTCGGTGAACCTGTCGGCCGGTGTTTCCGCGCTATCTGATTTTGTCCTG GCGACTGATGGACATTCCGAGCAAAGCTTTCTTCAGAACAAGTGCATTCCGAACCTCACGCTTTCTTACCCAACTCAATATGGCAATGAAATCGCGAATCAAG ATGTACGATGCACAGAAGGATTAATGCTCTGGCGTGATAGTTCGTGGCTCATTAACGATGAACTATATAGAGGTTATTACCAAGGGAATGATAAGAACATGACCGACGAAATTGCTGCAG CATATGACTTCTTAAGTTCTGACCAGGGAAACTTCAACTTGATCATCTCATATAATGCATCAAACGACTATGATGTTTATTATGGCGCAGAAGACCCTGTCCCTCTTCTTAATCAAGGAGGATCAGTGCAAAAGCCTCATTCGGTTCAAGTTACACGACTGGCTAATATG GCTTCAAATGCATACCTTCATTTAAGAGGAAATGGGCTCAGGATGTCATTTGATTTTGTCAAAGGAATGCCTAGAGTAGCTATACACTACCTGGACCGGTTTGATATCTCTCCATTTGTAGGGAAGTTGCCTTTTGTATGGACTATGGAGCTTCTTTTTCCG GTAATTTTAACAAACATGGTATACGAGAGGCAAAAGAAGCTAAGGataatgatgaagatgcatggCCTTGGAGATCTTCCGTATTGGATTATATCCTACTGCTATTTTCTACTACTATCACTGCTTTATGTGCTATCCTTCATGCTATTTGGTTCTGTCCTTG GTTTAAGTTTCTTCCGCAAGAATAGCTATGGAGTACAGTTTGTATTCTATTTTGCCTATATGAACTTGCAAATTTCATTTGCGTTTCTTATGGCAACGTACTTCTCTAGTGTGAGGACAGCTACTG TGACAGGATATTTGTATATAGTTGTGTCTGGCCTTCTAGCAGAAGTTTTGTTCAGATCATACGTTGAAGATGTTTCCCTCTCAA GGAGCTGGATCAGACTTATGGAACTTTTACCTGCATTTTCGTTGTACCGCATTATCTATGAATTCTCACAATCTCTACGGGTTGAGAATTATATGACCTCCTCCGGGATTCAGTGGATAGACATGAGCGATCCCAAAAATGGATTGGCAGGTGTGCTAACCATAATGATACTCGAATGGTTCCTATTCCTTTTATCTGCATTCTATTTGGATCACTTTGGTTCCTTAAGAAATGGAACGAGAAAAGCAGCAGTACTTGTGCGCACCTGCATAGATGGGAATCGTTTTCAAGCTGTTCAGCAGCAGAACACACAACTTCAGGAGTTCAGAGCTTCCGTTGAAATGGAAAGAACAGATGTTATCAAAGAG AGAGAGGTAGTTGAACAGCTCCTACAAGAATCAAGTAGTGGTTATTCAGTCATATGTGACAACCTCAAGAAAGTGTACCGTGGACAAGATGGAAATGCAGATAAAATTGCAGTTAGAGGGATATCACTTTCCATGTCACGTGGGCAATGTCTTGGTGTTCTTGGGCCAAACGGTGCTGGGAAAACCACTCTTATTAACATG CTGACTGGATTTAGTAAACCTACTTCTGGCACCGCATACATTGAAGGGATGGACATACGCTTGGACATGGACAAAATTTATACAGGGATTGGTGTTTGTCCACAGGATGA CTTGCTATGGGAAAACCTCACTGGTCGAGAGCATTTAATGTTCTATGGCAGGCTTAAGAAATTAAAGGGCACATCATTAGCTGAG GCTATCGAACAGTCTTTGAGAAGCGTGCGTTTATTTGCCGGTGGCGTGGCTGATAAGCTTGTAGGAAAATACAGTGGGGGCATGAAACGTCGTCTCAGTGTTGCTATCTCTCTAGTTGGTGACCCCAAg GTTGTTTATATGGATGAACCAAGCTCTGGCTTGGATCCAGCATCTAGAAAAGACCTATGGAAAGCTGTGAAGTCTGCCAAACAGGAGCGGTCAATAATTCTCACCA CGCACTCGATGGAAGAGGCTGAAGTCTTATGCGACCGGATAGGAATAATCGCCAACGGTAGCCTGCAGTGCATTGGGAGCTCCAAAGAA CTGAAGGACAGGTATGGAGGCTCATGTGTACTCACAGTAACAACTCCGGCCGGCAAAGAGGAGGAGGTTGAGAGATTGGTTCGGTCCTTCTTGCCCGCGGCGAACAGGGTGTACTGCGTCTCCGGGACGCAGAAGTTTGAGATGCTGAAGGAGGGGCTGAAGATCTCTGAAGTGTTCCGGGCCATGGAGGATGCGAAGAGCAGGCTGAACATCCTCGCCTGGGGCCTGGCCGATACGACACTGGAGGACGTCTTCGTCAGAGTTGCCAAGGACAGTGACATGTCCACTGTGACCTGA
- the LOC111257993 gene encoding uncharacterized protein LOC111257993 — translation MVQLGLRPGEVGTCRASKPVFAPPPTPRSSSLAEQVNYSPKKPGNLASLACRYIFHQIQHAPTQQNPGHSPSQQSARSPDRSERKHFRDSVTQASMPRHLALRLHAIAAALPASSGGHGHPGAAVAAVAAFLALCALALALCASHSAPGPGRLRRALASVSRRRTEPVIAAVHQVQPGGGEASPCVWQRGILMGGKCQLPDFSGVINYDPAGNLVAPARPGRAVPALGW, via the coding sequence ATGGTTCAGTTAGGACTAAGACCAGGAGAAGTTGGAACTTGCAGAGCTAGCAAACCAGTCTTCGCGCCACCACCAACTCCACGCAGCTCTTCACTGGCAGAGCAAGTAAACTACTCCCCCAAAAAGCCTGGGAATCTGGCTTCATTGGCTTGCCGCTATATATTTCATCAAATCCAGCATGCTCCAACGCAGCAGAATCCAGGGCATTCACCATCTCAGCAGTCAGCTCGATCACCCGATCGCTCAGAGAGAAAACACTTCCGGGATTCCGTGACGCAAGCAAGCATGCCGCGCCACCTCGCGCTGCGCCTGCACGcgatcgccgccgcgctgccggcgtcgtccggcggccacggccaccccggcgccgcggtggcggcagtggcggcgttCCTGGCGCTGTGCGCGCTGGCGCTGGCTCTATGCGCGTCGCACTccgcgccggggccggggcggctgcggcgcgcgCTGGCCAGCGTgagccggcggcggacggagcccGTGATCGCGGCGGTGCACCAGGTGcagcccggcggcggggaggcgtcGCCGTGCGTGTGGCAGAGGGGCATCCTCATGGGCGGCAAGTGCCAGCTCCCCGACTTCTCCGGCGTCATCAACTACGACCCCGCCGGCAACCTCgtcgcgcccgcccgccccggccgcgccgtgcCGGCGCTCGGCTGGTGA
- the LOC101778824 gene encoding sterol 3-beta-glucosyltransferase UGT80B1, with product MLAGRGDGGGRRPRAVFMAFGTQGDVFPIAALAAAFARDQEDYAVVFITHSAHRSLSGHLAASNVTYMPVSSPPVLAAEQVENISCDSIQSNEENESFSMRKKAIQIEHMKECLSSVEEVFGNDTSTNGDFIVINFFALEGWHLAELFQVKCIVAAPYFVPYSAPTTFERQFKHNFPLLYKYFQEAPTNTVCWKDIIHWMWALFTESWGSWRENCLNLSAIPFTDPVTNLPLWHVREESPLLLYGFSKEIVECPGYWPSGAHACGFWFLPMAWQFSCDKCMELSGNTNPSFGGVLCANHSSLEHFLIGNSYSSGPIFVGLSSIGSMGFLRNPKAFLMVLKVAIELTDYRFILFSSGYQPLDSAIQGIASSITKSSEAETPCDDSTLLFNGRLFCFSGSIPYSWLFPRCTAAIHHAGSGSTAAALLAGIPQLVCPFLLDQFYWAERLHWLGVAPEPLQRQHLIPNNDDALSIHNAADVLLGAIRSALSPEIKAQATRIAHKLSYEDGVGEAIKIFKERVLTQNKT from the exons ATGCtggccggccgcggcgacggcggcggccgccggcctcgCGCCGTCTTCATGGCCTTCGGCACCCAAGGCGATGTCTTCCCCATCGCG GCGCTTGCTGCAGCTTTTGCTCGTGACCAAGAGGACTATGCAGTGGTGTTCATCACTCATTCAGCACACCGG AGTTTGTCAGGACATCTAGCGGCCAGCAACGTTACATACATGCCTGTGTCAAGCCCACCTGTCCTTGCTGCCGAGCAGGTTGAGAATATCTCAT GTGATTCTATTCAATCAAATGAGGAGAATGAGTCCTTTTCGATGCGGAAAAAGGCCATTCAGATAGAGCACATGAAAGAATGTTTGTCTTCTGTGGAAGAAGTTTTTGGAAATGATACAAGCACTAATGGGGATTTTATTGTGATCAATTTCTTTGCTTTG GAAGGTTGGCACCTTGCAGAATTGTTCCAAGTTAAGTGCATCGTTGCTGCTCCCTACTTCGTTCCATATAG TGCTCCAACAACGTTTGAACGCCAATTTAAACATAATTTTCCTCTATTGTACAAGTACTTCCAAGAAGCTCCCACAAACACG GTCTGCTGGAAGGACATAATCCACTGGATGTGGGCGCTCTTCACAGAAAGTTGGGGATCGTGGAGAGAGAATTGTCTAAATCTTAGCGCTATTCCTTTCACA GATCCAGTAACAAATCTTCCGTTGTGGCATGTGCGAGAGGAGTCACCACTGTTGTT GTATGGTTTCAGCAAAGAAATTGTCGAGTGCCCCG GATATTGGCCATCCGGTGCTCATGCTTGTGGCTTTTGGTTTCTTCCTATGGCTTGGCAATTTTCTTGTGACAAATGCATGGAGTTGTCTGGAAATACTAATCCTTCATTTGGGGGTGTTTTGTGTGCAAACCATTCTTCCCTGGAACACTTCCTCATAGGGAATTCTTATTCATCAGGACCTATATTTGTAGGATTAAGTTCAATTGGTAG CATGGGTTTTCTTAGAAATCCTAAAGCATTTCTAATGGTGCTTAAGGTTGCCATAGAGTTGACAGACTACAGATTCATCCTCTTCTCATCTGGATACCAGCCATTGGATTCTGCAATACAAGGTATTGCTTCTTCAATAACCAAATCAAGTGAGGCGGAGACACCTTGTGATGACAGCACTCTCCTTTTTAATGGTCGGCTTTTCTGCTTTTCTGG ATCAATACCATACAGCTGGCTTTTTCCTAGATGCACAGCTGCTATTCACCACGCTGGCAG TGGGTCAACAGCTGCAGCACTACTTGCTGGAATCCCACAG TTAGTGTGCCCTTTCCTGCTGGATCAGTTTTATTGGGCAGAGAGGCTACACTGGTTAGGAGTGGCACCTGAACCCCTACAGAGACAGCATCTAATCCCAAATAATGATGATGCCTTGAGTATTCACAATGCTGCAGATGTGCTACTTGGAGCTATCAGATCAGCATTATCACCGGAAATTAAAGCTCAGGCGACCAGAATTGCTCATAAGCTCTCTTATGAG GACGGGGTTGGTGAAGCCATCAAGATCTTCAAGGAGAGAGTGTTGACTCAGAATAAGACCTGA
- the LOC101779368 gene encoding LOW QUALITY PROTEIN: syntaxin-124-like (The sequence of the model RefSeq protein was modified relative to this genomic sequence to represent the inferred CDS: inserted 1 base in 1 codon) yields the protein MNDLFTSGSFKKYADLKQQVALDDLESGGGGEAEGPDLDRFFEDVEVVKEDLRGLEALHRRLQSAHEEGKTAHDAAAVRVLRARADADADQVLRHARAVKARLEALDRVNAASRKLPGCGPGSSTDRTRTSVVIGLGKKLKDLMDDFQGLRTRMAAEYKETVARRYYTVTGEKAEDSTVEALIASGASETFLQKAIQQGQGQAAGRGQVLDAVSEIXERHGAVREMERSLRELHQVFLDMAALVEAQGHQLNDIESHVARASSFVLRGAVELETAREYQKGSRKWACVAVVAGAVLVAVIVLPIVINLHLLTVR from the exons ATGAACGACCTGTTCACGTCGGGGTCGTTCAAGAAGTACGCGGACCTGAAGCAGCAGGTGGCGCTGGACGACCTggagtccggcggcggcggggaggccgaGGGCCCGGACCTGGACCGGTTCTTCGAGGACGTGGAGGTGGTGAAGGAGGACCTGCGCGGGCTGGAGGCGCTGCACCGGCGCCTGCAGTCGGCGCACGAGGAGGGCAAGACCgcgcacgacgccgccgccgtgagggtcctccgcgcccgcgcggacgccgacgccgaccagGTGCTCCGCCACGCCAGGGCCGTGAAGGCCAGGCTCGAGGCTCTAGACCGCGTCAACGCCGCCTCCCGCAAGCTCCCCGGCTGCGGGCCGGGCTCGTCCACCGACCGCACCCGCACCTCCGTCGTCATCGGCCTTGGCAAGAAGCTCAAGGACCTCATGGACGACTTCCAG GGCCTGCGGACGCGCATGGCGGCGGAGTACAAGGAGACGGTGGCGCGGCGGTACTACACGGTGACCGGCGAGAAGGCGGAGGACAGCACGGTGGAGGCGCTCATCGCGtcgggcgcgagcgagacgttCCTGCAGAAGGCGATCCAGCAGGGCCAGGGCCAGGCCGCCGGGCGCGGGCAGGTGCTGGACGCGGTGTCGGAGA CAGAGCGGCACGGCGCGGTGCGGGAGATGGAGCGCAGCCTGCGGGAGCTGCACCAGGTGTTCCTGGACAtggcggcgctggtggaggCGCAGGGCCACCAGCTCAACGACATCGAGAGCCAcgtcgcgcgggcgagctcctTCGTGCTCCGCGGCGCCGTCGAGCTCGAGACGGCGCGGGAGTACCAGAAGGGCAGCCGCAAGTGGGCCTGCGTCGCGGTCGTCGCGGGGGCCGTGCTCGTCGCTGTCATCGTGCTGCCCATCGTCATCAACCTCCACCTCCTGACCGTCAGATAG
- the LOC111255838 gene encoding uncharacterized protein LOC111255838, giving the protein MPRPKTHTVVTSLFLVPSTIINDKKEKSAVPKMSGGKRFGGGRPPTGTPSLAWSSVVIVASLLAGASIVHNIYKPDMTIPPVESTSGGSGKES; this is encoded by the exons ATGCCCAGGCCCAAGACCCACACCGTCGTCACCAGTCTCTTCCTAGTTCCATCAACCATCATCAACgacaaaaaagaaaagtcaGCTGTCCCGAAGATGAGCGGCGGAAAGAGgttcggcggcgggcggccgccgACGGGGACTCCTTCCCTCGCGTGGTCTTCCGTGGTCATCGTCGCAtccctcctcgccggcgcctccATCGTCCACAACATCTACAAGCCTGACATG ACCATTCCACCTGTGGAGAGCACCAGCGGAGGCAGCGGCAAGGAAAGCTGA
- the LOC101760602 gene encoding uncharacterized protein LOC101760602 has protein sequence MHGVVCIRLFASGGPQHITSASRAASKDALEPNHPCHLVLPPAVLDLDQMIASSGGTAGAAYSSRSGSYATVVASHRLARQRSMPAAFASCGRGGERPRRLGDGRGRAPASPAAAGGGVVRALLAWVWRGRRRKAAVMARSGSSSAKEQQYGHDEYAQNFDEGAAAGEPENLSRSFSARYARRALRWDGAR, from the coding sequence ATGCATGGTGTTGTATGTATCCGCTTGTTCGCGAGCGGAGGTCCGCAGCACATCACATCCGCATCGCGCGCGGCCTCGAAGGATGCCCTCGAACCCAACCACCCGTGCCACCTCGTCCTACCTCCCGCCGTGCTGGACCTGGACCAGATGATAGCCAGCAGCGGCGGAACGGCCGGCGCCGCCTACAGCTCCCGCTCCGGCTCCTACGCCACCGTCGTCGCCAGCCACCGGCTCGCGAGGCAGAGGTCCATGCCGGCCGCCTTCGCTTCGTGCGGCCGCGGAGGCGAGCGGCCAAGGAGACTCGGGGACGGCCGCGGGCGAGCGCCCGCGTCCCCGGcagcagctggcggcggcgtggtgcgcGCGCTGTTGGCGTGGGTctggagagggagaaggaggaaggcggcggtgaTGGCCCGGAGCGGGTCGTCGTCGGCGAAGGAGCAGCAGTACGGCCACGACGAGTACGCGCAGAACTTCGAcgagggcgccgcggcgggggagccCGAAAACCTGTCGCGGTCGTTCTCGGCGCGGTACGCCAGGCGGGCGCTGCGGTGGGACGGGGCTCGCTGa